In Pseudoalteromonas carrageenovora IAM 12662, the following proteins share a genomic window:
- a CDS encoding GreA/GreB family elongation factor — translation MNKTHVIEHLKFALEAQLNSAKQAAKAAHDAATHEESVAETQYDTLGLEAAYLAQGQAERVNECYKSIKQFEAIFKEPTHNKVIISSLVRLEDENTAQKWFYLGPAAGGLTVEVKGIIIQVVTPEAPLGKQLLGKQLDDEISLTIAGKNHEYEVVEIL, via the coding sequence ATGAACAAAACCCACGTAATTGAACACCTTAAATTTGCACTTGAAGCACAATTAAATAGTGCAAAACAAGCAGCAAAAGCTGCGCACGACGCCGCAACTCACGAAGAAAGCGTAGCAGAAACGCAATATGACACCCTAGGGCTCGAAGCCGCATATTTAGCACAAGGCCAAGCCGAGCGCGTAAACGAGTGCTACAAAAGCATTAAGCAATTTGAAGCCATTTTTAAAGAGCCTACTCACAATAAAGTGATTATAAGCTCACTCGTTCGTTTGGAAGATGAAAACACCGCACAAAAATGGTTTTATTTAGGCCCAGCCGCAGGCGGCTTAACGGTTGAAGTAAAAGGGATAATTATTCAAGTTGTTACACCCGAAGCCCCGCTGGGCAAACAACTTTTAGGCAAGCAGCTTGATGATGAAATAAGCCTGACCATTGCAGGCAAAAACCATGAATATGAAGTGGTAGAAATTTTATAA
- a CDS encoding GlxA family transcriptional regulator gives MNKKSLNPALNIAITVYPHLLITSLTLPIEMLRAGEAYAKGHLNQADFRPLSINLIAKSNEPIQNRTGLAIVPDCTTANAPYNDLIIVPGIWRNPRPVVRTNKEIVEWLQESFETGSHIIGVGTGNCLVAEAGLLDGHPATTHWHYAKQFNHDYPLVSLKPDFFITQSERMYTVASLNALADVIVHIISQYYGKAAAQHVERNFSHEVRKPYEDQRYLEGAVDRHPDELIAQIQFWLKTNLASELNLQEVAAQFSLSYRTFTRRFKLATNQSPIEYWQQLRVEGAKELLASSNLTIQEVALEVGYNDQGHLTRVFKKVLSQTPSEYRKVVRRKLFG, from the coding sequence ATGAATAAAAAATCGCTTAATCCCGCGTTAAATATTGCAATTACTGTGTACCCACACTTACTTATTACCAGCTTAACGCTACCCATTGAAATGCTAAGAGCCGGTGAAGCCTATGCAAAAGGGCATTTAAACCAAGCTGACTTTAGACCACTTAGTATAAATTTAATTGCTAAAAGTAATGAGCCAATACAAAACCGTACTGGCCTTGCTATAGTCCCCGATTGCACTACTGCTAACGCACCGTATAACGATTTAATTATAGTACCCGGCATATGGCGAAACCCTCGCCCTGTCGTTCGTACTAATAAAGAGATAGTTGAGTGGCTACAAGAAAGCTTTGAAACTGGCAGCCATATAATTGGTGTTGGTACTGGTAATTGCTTAGTTGCAGAGGCAGGGTTACTTGATGGGCACCCCGCTACAACCCACTGGCATTATGCAAAACAATTTAACCACGACTATCCATTGGTCAGCCTAAAACCCGACTTTTTTATAACCCAATCTGAGCGCATGTATACGGTGGCAAGCTTAAATGCACTTGCCGATGTGATCGTACATATTATTAGCCAATATTACGGCAAAGCAGCTGCGCAGCACGTAGAGCGTAACTTTTCGCACGAAGTACGTAAACCTTACGAAGATCAGCGCTACCTTGAAGGCGCGGTTGACCGCCACCCTGATGAACTTATAGCGCAAATTCAGTTTTGGCTTAAAACCAATTTAGCCAGCGAGTTAAACCTACAAGAAGTAGCGGCACAATTTAGTTTAAGCTACCGTACCTTTACACGGCGCTTTAAGCTTGCAACTAATCAAAGCCCTATAGAATATTGGCAGCAATTACGGGTTGAAGGTGCTAAAGAATTATTAGCGTCGTCTAATTTAACTATTCAAGAAGTGGCGCTTGAGGTCGGCTATAACGACCAAGGCCATTTAACTCGCGTGTTTAAAAAAGTGCTAAGCCAAACGCCAAGCGAATACAGAAAAGTAGTAAGAAGAAAATTATTTGGTTAA
- a CDS encoding MgtC/SapB family protein, with amino-acid sequence MTFLDLIDVAPYSWAAIGTAAFCGAIIGLERQLRGKPVGIRTSALITLGTYLFLSTAFNLQGDVIDHSRVVGQIITGIGFLGAGVMLAKDGAVVGVTSAATIWVLASIGVMIATDNLGAAIKLSVLVVGILYGVDVLEAKFKSLSKGVHTKVKNYQKRYYRKEFNDPERH; translated from the coding sequence GTGACTTTTTTAGATTTAATTGATGTAGCCCCTTATTCGTGGGCGGCCATTGGTACCGCCGCTTTTTGCGGTGCCATAATTGGGTTAGAACGGCAATTGCGCGGTAAACCTGTGGGTATTCGTACCTCAGCCTTAATAACGCTGGGCACGTATTTGTTTTTATCGACCGCGTTTAACTTACAAGGGGATGTAATTGATCATTCGCGTGTAGTGGGGCAAATAATTACAGGCATTGGCTTTTTAGGCGCTGGCGTTATGCTTGCAAAAGACGGAGCCGTTGTAGGGGTTACCTCAGCTGCAACCATTTGGGTGCTTGCTTCAATTGGTGTAATGATAGCTACAGACAATTTAGGCGCTGCTATTAAACTTTCAGTGCTGGTGGTCGGTATTTTATACGGTGTAGATGTACTGGAGGCAAAATTTAAAAGCCTCAGCAAAGGGGTACACACTAAAGTAAAAAATTATCAAAAACGTTATTATCGAAAAGAATTTAACGACCCAGAACGCCACTGA
- a CDS encoding CBM96 family carbohydrate-binding protein has product MKLTSLIKWLIRAKYLTFYIIFFGSQVSLASTVLFDDTPQNGTSLWSTSSSKSSLTQADDPVADGSIAIAMKAHNWTQSGLRIAKIPPYKDTILEAKIFRVSGSKGTLMFRRGKNSLKINLDESNSEFWTLNGQPGHSDYIDNKWHKIQIHLKHFDLNEGENVLALGIQGPQGTGTFYMDSVSFIESEPDISTSPPISGDWVVSFEEEFDSNVLDPSYWHVGKQYLGMSGIAGNAGGENIDVEAGMLTLKAERSNLEQGSKSYKYKGAEVSTFRKFKQQYGYFEARIKHESTHGAWPAFWLLPDKGIYGNNSYRRQALLKFDLNDVHEAAYSAILRFKISEATNKSSIAIHKTLTTDWSEDTVTWNTKPKIDPAWFVQRYGETTGNIIEVDVTDYIRDQQIAGKEASFALVDNYMRKQLVEVFSTETNNLNDRPILIVNENNIVATDDAYVRGGEYSDENYGEYSSLLVKDVWGDTSSTFGKGMEFDIMEYLGTWGEGVSWSALHWDGYGSKHISKDSGELYLNSSDNGFHVYGMHWEPNYVAMYIDGDKVWEFESERVGSLPSYIILSLQVGGWDGNSSNIDDDFFTNMLVDYVKVWKKPEYD; this is encoded by the coding sequence ATGAAATTAACATCATTAATTAAATGGCTTATTAGAGCAAAGTACCTCACTTTTTATATTATATTTTTTGGGTCACAGGTTAGTTTAGCTTCAACTGTTTTATTTGATGACACACCACAAAATGGAACATCATTATGGTCTACTTCATCAAGTAAATCATCATTAACACAAGCAGATGATCCCGTCGCAGATGGTTCTATTGCAATAGCGATGAAAGCTCACAATTGGACACAATCTGGATTACGCATTGCTAAAATCCCTCCTTATAAAGATACAATTCTTGAAGCAAAAATTTTCAGAGTGTCAGGCAGTAAAGGAACATTGATGTTTCGCCGTGGAAAAAACTCTTTAAAAATAAATCTTGATGAGTCCAATAGTGAATTTTGGACACTAAATGGACAGCCTGGACACAGTGATTATATTGATAATAAATGGCATAAGATTCAAATTCACCTTAAGCATTTTGATTTAAACGAGGGGGAAAATGTTTTAGCGCTTGGAATTCAAGGGCCACAAGGGACTGGAACGTTTTACATGGACTCTGTGTCTTTTATTGAAAGTGAACCAGATATAAGCACTTCTCCGCCTATTTCTGGGGATTGGGTTGTGTCTTTTGAAGAAGAATTTGATTCAAACGTACTTGATCCAAGTTACTGGCACGTTGGAAAGCAGTATTTAGGAATGAGTGGTATCGCTGGGAATGCGGGTGGTGAAAATATTGATGTTGAAGCAGGTATGTTAACGCTTAAGGCAGAGAGAAGTAATCTTGAACAGGGGAGTAAATCATATAAATACAAAGGTGCAGAAGTCAGCACTTTTAGAAAATTTAAACAGCAATATGGGTATTTTGAAGCGAGGATAAAGCACGAGTCTACACACGGTGCTTGGCCTGCATTTTGGTTGCTCCCAGACAAAGGTATTTATGGTAATAATTCATACAGAAGACAAGCATTATTAAAGTTTGATCTTAATGACGTCCATGAAGCTGCTTACTCCGCAATTTTACGGTTCAAAATCTCAGAAGCAACAAATAAAAGTAGTATTGCAATACATAAAACACTTACAACGGACTGGTCTGAAGATACTGTTACTTGGAATACTAAGCCAAAAATTGATCCTGCTTGGTTTGTTCAAAGATATGGAGAGACAACAGGTAATATAATTGAAGTTGATGTTACTGATTATATACGCGATCAACAAATTGCTGGTAAAGAGGCTAGTTTTGCATTAGTAGATAATTACATGCGAAAGCAGCTTGTTGAAGTTTTTAGCACTGAGACCAATAATTTAAATGACAGACCTATTTTAATTGTTAATGAAAACAATATTGTTGCAACGGATGATGCATACGTTCGTGGAGGAGAGTACTCAGATGAAAATTATGGTGAATACTCATCTCTTCTAGTTAAAGACGTGTGGGGTGACACTTCGTCTACCTTTGGTAAAGGAATGGAGTTCGATATTATGGAGTACCTAGGAACTTGGGGAGAAGGTGTAAGTTGGTCAGCTCTTCACTGGGATGGTTATGGTAGTAAGCATATATCAAAAGACTCTGGGGAGCTTTACCTTAATAGCTCGGACAATGGCTTTCATGTTTATGGTATGCATTGGGAACCTAATTATGTTGCTATGTACATAGATGGAGACAAGGTCTGGGAGTTTGAGAGCGAAAGAGTAGGTAGTTTACCCTCATATATAATATTATCATTACAAGTAGGTGGCTGGGATGGTAATTCAAGTAATATTGATGATGACTTTTTTACTAATATGTTAGTAGATTACGTAAAAGTTTGGAAAAAACCGGAATATGATTAG
- a CDS encoding GNAT family N-acetyltransferase/peptidase C39 family protein yields the protein MNNLVIRKALSSDLNALIDVENACFNNDKLSPRSLKRWLSAKHGILLVAENGEQVCGYGLVWCHKGTRLARLYSLAVKPTMQGKGIAKMLLAVLEKQTSERGRIYLRLEVAVNNESAIGLYKSLGYRVFGQYSDYYDDHSDALRMQKNIRQTSELKVARLTPWYQQTTEFTCGPAALLMAMGALKPTTELSQSHELALWREGTTIFMTSGHGGCHPFGLALAANKRGFKSEVMVNTTEPLFLDGVRNENKKIVLATVHQQFVDGIAQANIPLTHKDVELEHIEQWLSQGFSVLLLISTYRFDGKKSPHWVCVTHLDEHCVYVHDPFCEPGSDKQLAIDCQYVPIARSDFSKMSAFGSQRLRTAVAIANN from the coding sequence ATGAATAACCTTGTTATTCGAAAAGCACTTAGCAGTGATTTAAACGCACTAATAGACGTTGAAAACGCTTGCTTTAATAACGATAAATTGAGCCCGCGTAGTTTAAAGCGCTGGTTAAGTGCTAAGCACGGTATTTTGCTCGTTGCAGAAAATGGCGAGCAAGTATGCGGCTATGGGCTTGTGTGGTGCCATAAAGGCACACGTTTAGCACGTTTATATTCGCTTGCTGTAAAACCCACAATGCAAGGTAAAGGCATTGCTAAAATGCTATTAGCTGTGCTTGAAAAACAAACCAGTGAGCGTGGGCGAATTTACTTACGATTAGAAGTGGCCGTCAATAACGAAAGTGCTATTGGGCTATACAAAAGCTTGGGTTACAGAGTGTTTGGTCAATATAGCGATTATTATGACGATCACAGCGATGCATTGCGAATGCAAAAAAATATTCGCCAAACGAGTGAGCTAAAAGTAGCGCGATTAACGCCATGGTATCAGCAAACTACCGAGTTTACCTGTGGGCCAGCGGCGTTATTAATGGCAATGGGGGCACTTAAGCCAACAACCGAGCTTAGCCAATCACATGAGCTGGCACTTTGGCGCGAAGGCACCACTATTTTTATGACATCGGGTCATGGTGGTTGTCATCCGTTTGGTTTGGCACTTGCTGCTAATAAGCGCGGCTTTAAAAGCGAGGTCATGGTAAATACCACAGAGCCTTTGTTTTTAGATGGCGTACGCAATGAGAACAAAAAAATAGTACTTGCAACAGTGCATCAACAATTTGTTGATGGTATTGCACAGGCAAATATACCGCTTACGCATAAAGATGTTGAGCTTGAGCATATTGAACAGTGGTTAAGTCAAGGCTTTAGTGTGCTGTTACTAATTAGCACATACCGGTTTGATGGTAAAAAATCACCTCATTGGGTGTGCGTTACCCACCTTGATGAGCACTGCGTGTATGTTCACGACCCATTTTGTGAGCCAGGAAGCGACAAACAACTCGCAATAGATTGCCAGTACGTGCCTATAGCGCGCAGTGATTTTAGTAAAATGTCAGCATTTGGTAGCCAACGTTTAAGAACCGCAGTAGCCATTGCTAATAATTAA
- a CDS encoding sensor domain-containing phosphodiesterase, translated as MSDEIKKQLFEQQSDGSIDEKLFRLLSLVRKHLKMDVAFISEFTKTDRVFKVVDNQTNNTCVAVGNSDPICQTYCKKISDNDLEPIIPNTHKHPITKAMPVTKKLNIGSYIGVPIVLASGKIYGTFCCYKTIFDNNLDNKDLAFLKLISELASELIEQKAQSDTLSIETKILIENIIKTKAITIYFQPIFNLATNRLSGYESLSRFFTEPYKTPDVWFKDADNLGLGEALEMLAIQNTLHCMDELAPHAYITINTSPAHILSGAINNVLNDVDCTRIILEVTEHSPITNYQAMRSALEPLRAKGVKLAIDDVGAGFSSFQHILELEADIIKLDISLTQNINNDRRKFLLAKALCGFAKAINCSIVAEGIENEDELFTLRKLNVDNVQGYFIGRPAPIIEAIEYQAVTL; from the coding sequence ATGAGCGATGAAATAAAAAAACAGCTTTTTGAGCAACAAAGTGATGGCTCTATCGACGAAAAACTATTTCGCCTTCTTTCGCTTGTGCGCAAACATCTTAAAATGGATGTTGCGTTTATATCGGAGTTTACAAAAACAGATCGCGTTTTTAAAGTGGTCGATAACCAAACCAACAACACCTGTGTAGCAGTTGGTAATTCAGACCCCATTTGCCAAACATATTGCAAAAAAATCTCAGATAACGACCTTGAACCTATCATACCAAACACGCATAAACACCCAATAACTAAGGCTATGCCGGTCACAAAAAAATTAAATATTGGCTCATATATTGGTGTACCTATAGTTTTAGCATCAGGTAAAATTTACGGTACCTTTTGCTGCTATAAAACGATATTTGATAACAATTTAGATAATAAAGATTTGGCGTTTTTAAAACTAATATCAGAGCTTGCTAGCGAGCTAATAGAGCAAAAAGCACAATCTGATACATTAAGTATTGAAACAAAAATACTCATTGAAAATATTATAAAAACAAAAGCCATCACTATTTATTTTCAGCCCATTTTTAACCTAGCGACTAACCGGCTATCGGGTTACGAGTCGCTTTCTCGATTTTTTACTGAACCTTACAAAACACCCGATGTATGGTTTAAAGATGCCGACAACTTAGGACTAGGTGAAGCGCTAGAAATGCTTGCTATACAAAATACCCTGCACTGCATGGATGAGCTTGCCCCCCATGCCTACATAACCATTAATACATCGCCAGCGCATATATTATCGGGTGCAATTAATAACGTATTAAATGATGTAGATTGCACCAGAATAATATTAGAAGTGACTGAACACTCTCCTATTACAAATTACCAGGCTATGCGCTCTGCACTTGAGCCATTAAGAGCAAAAGGCGTAAAGCTGGCAATAGACGATGTAGGCGCTGGGTTTTCGTCTTTTCAGCATATATTAGAGTTAGAAGCCGATATTATAAAACTTGATATTAGCCTTACCCAAAATATAAATAACGACCGTAGAAAGTTTTTATTAGCAAAGGCGCTATGTGGTTTTGCAAAAGCAATTAATTGTTCAATTGTAGCGGAAGGCATAGAAAATGAAGATGAGCTTTTCACACTCAGAAAACTAAATGTAGATAACGTACAAGGCTATTTTATTGGTCGCCCAGCACCAATTATCGAGGCAATAGAGTATCAAGCAGTCACGCTTTAA
- a CDS encoding RimK family protein produces MFKTLIVVDNNEQTLAQSFENVITFNSYLRDYPKHNEPKTRIINLCDSSQYLSKGYYCSLLAEARKHQVLPSVKTINALRSGQAPMLNVGQIDGEIYFGNALNELQSKAAKSVFKQYPAPILYVDEQGLLQQGSLSSLNDEQYSNFVAKLNTFTQTQWRIGNVQRRFRWDMAILVDHNEKVPPSDKDAIARFIKAAAKHGINAQALSFDEIDNIAQFDALFIRQTTAIDHPTYRLASKAQSLGLVVIDDAESILRCCNKVYLHDAFNYQKVPSLKTVVVADLSAQTLEQLEEAFTYPLVLKMPEGSFSKGVFKVANRSELEAKLTDLFEYSALVLAQEYMYTEYDWRVGVLNGRAIYACRYLMARNHWQIYNHDAKRFFSGGFETLPTFELPKVVLDAALKACKTVGKGLYGVDVKEHQGKAYVLEVNDNPSIDHKVEDGYLGDELYMIIMDEFKQRLEARGRG; encoded by the coding sequence GTGTTTAAAACCTTAATAGTGGTTGATAACAACGAGCAAACACTTGCTCAATCGTTCGAAAATGTAATTACGTTTAATAGTTACTTACGTGATTACCCAAAACATAATGAACCTAAAACTCGCATTATTAATTTATGCGACTCAAGCCAATACTTGAGTAAGGGTTATTATTGCTCTTTGCTTGCTGAGGCGCGCAAACACCAAGTTTTGCCAAGTGTTAAAACAATAAATGCGCTTCGTAGCGGCCAAGCTCCTATGTTAAATGTTGGGCAAATTGATGGCGAAATTTACTTTGGTAATGCGCTAAACGAATTACAAAGTAAAGCGGCTAAATCGGTATTTAAGCAATACCCAGCGCCTATTTTATATGTAGATGAGCAAGGCTTATTGCAACAGGGCTCGCTAAGTTCTTTAAACGATGAGCAATACAGCAATTTTGTAGCAAAACTAAATACGTTTACCCAAACACAATGGCGCATTGGAAATGTGCAGCGCCGTTTTAGATGGGATATGGCAATACTTGTTGATCATAACGAAAAAGTACCACCGAGTGATAAAGATGCCATTGCCCGTTTTATAAAAGCAGCTGCTAAACATGGTATTAATGCGCAAGCACTCAGTTTTGATGAAATAGACAATATTGCCCAGTTTGATGCGTTATTTATTCGCCAAACTACAGCGATTGACCATCCAACGTATCGCCTTGCAAGCAAAGCGCAAAGCCTAGGTTTAGTGGTAATTGACGATGCTGAATCTATTTTACGTTGTTGTAATAAAGTATATTTACACGATGCGTTTAATTATCAAAAAGTGCCCAGTTTAAAAACGGTTGTAGTGGCTGATCTATCAGCGCAAACGCTTGAGCAATTAGAAGAGGCGTTTACCTATCCGCTGGTTTTAAAAATGCCTGAAGGGTCGTTCTCTAAAGGTGTATTTAAAGTTGCAAACCGCAGTGAGCTTGAAGCTAAATTAACCGATCTGTTTGAATATAGCGCATTGGTACTTGCACAAGAATACATGTACACAGAATACGATTGGCGAGTAGGTGTATTAAATGGCCGCGCTATATATGCGTGTCGTTATTTAATGGCACGCAACCATTGGCAAATTTATAATCACGATGCTAAACGGTTTTTCTCTGGTGGTTTTGAAACGCTACCTACCTTTGAGTTACCAAAAGTTGTTTTAGATGCCGCTTTAAAAGCATGTAAAACTGTGGGCAAAGGCTTATATGGCGTAGATGTTAAAGAACATCAAGGCAAAGCATATGTGCTTGAAGTAAATGACAATCCAAGTATTGATCACAAAGTAGAAGATGGCTATTTAGGCGACGAACTATACATGATCATTATGGATGAATTTAAACAACGCTTAGAAGCGCGAGGCCGTGGCTAA
- the secF gene encoding protein translocase subunit SecF: MLNTFLKGEAGTRLRFYGMLLSAILVLLSVFTLSQKGLNFGLDFTGGYLTEFTTSQSVELKQLEQFITKNHNGEFELTAQGNSHFQLREAPSDSTANSNDWQSAITQNADINAEVLSSAYIGSQVGDELFEQGCLALFSAMVAVMLYLAVRFEWRLAVGSVVALVHDLLLVLGLFSLLSIEFNLTVLASLLAIIGYSLNDSIIVGDRVRELLRVKSNNALSPASIINNAIKSTLTRTLITSGTTLATVASVWLLAGAPLQGFAIALFTGIVVGTFSSICIAATLPELLGLSAKNYEEKLDVKTQALMDMP; encoded by the coding sequence ATGCTTAACACTTTTTTAAAGGGCGAGGCGGGTACGCGCCTGCGTTTTTATGGCATGCTTTTGAGCGCCATACTTGTACTGCTGTCGGTGTTTACGCTTAGTCAAAAAGGGCTTAATTTTGGCCTAGACTTTACCGGTGGCTACCTAACGGAATTTACCACCAGCCAAAGTGTTGAGCTAAAACAACTTGAGCAATTTATTACTAAAAATCACAATGGCGAGTTTGAGCTAACCGCGCAAGGTAATAGCCATTTTCAACTACGCGAAGCGCCTAGCGATTCAACAGCAAATAGTAATGATTGGCAATCTGCCATTACTCAAAACGCAGATATAAACGCTGAGGTTTTATCATCAGCGTATATTGGCTCACAAGTAGGTGATGAACTGTTTGAACAAGGTTGTTTAGCACTATTTTCAGCTATGGTTGCAGTAATGCTTTATTTAGCGGTGCGGTTTGAATGGCGTTTAGCCGTAGGCTCTGTGGTTGCGCTTGTTCATGATTTACTACTCGTACTGGGGCTATTTTCGCTATTAAGTATTGAGTTTAATTTAACCGTACTTGCCAGTTTACTCGCCATTATAGGTTACTCACTTAACGATTCCATAATAGTGGGTGATAGAGTACGCGAGCTTTTACGTGTTAAATCTAATAACGCACTTAGCCCTGCAAGTATTATTAACAATGCGATAAAAAGCACCTTAACGCGTACACTTATTACATCGGGTACCACGCTTGCTACAGTTGCAAGTGTTTGGTTACTCGCAGGCGCGCCATTACAAGGCTTTGCCATCGCGCTATTTACCGGCATTGTAGTAGGTACCTTCTCATCTATTTGTATTGCCGCCACGTTACCCGAGCTTTTAGGGTTAAGTGCTAAAAACTACGAAGAAAAACTAGATGTAAAAACCCAAGCATTAATGGATATGCCATAA
- a CDS encoding beta-ketoacyl synthase, producing the protein MTALPIIVGMGGINAAGRTSFHQGYRRIVLDALNAQDRSETFLGLATLMNLVSVVDGNLQDTDGNNVEQSDIEARFGEQIIAGTLIRKIEKEHFDADATPWQQKMTLKSSDENAIVFETRARDLPTPVPASWKVQELEGKKVKVTIAAELDVKLDSTRDNPIKSAGQFPTGFDPSIMYNSRYQPRGLQATIFAANDAIKSTGLDWQRIMNSVEPDKIGTYSASVIGQMDDKGLGGLVKARQQGDRVSTKQLALGLNTMSTDFINAYVTGNVGTTFSTSGACATFLYNLRAAVNDIQAGRTRVAVVASVECAITPEVVEGFGNMSALANVEGLRRLDNLSSEQEPNYRKSSRPFGENCGFTLGEGAQVAILMDDALALELGADIMGSVPDVFVNADGIKKSITSPGPGNYITMAKSAALATSLLGKDALQNRSFILAHGSSTPQNRVTESLIYHKVAQTFAIDSWKVTAPKAYVGHTIAPASGDQLAIALGVFSHNIMPGITTIDKVADDVYADHLDIRNSHYDCGDMDIAFINSKGFGGNNATATVLSAKVTLQMLAKRHGDEVMSNYADKNTSVIAAQHTYKAQADLGKYELVYRFGDGAIDDNDIVIGEDGIELPGFEKAISFSTTNSYQDMF; encoded by the coding sequence ATGACAGCATTACCTATAATTGTAGGCATGGGCGGTATTAACGCCGCAGGCCGAACTTCTTTTCATCAAGGTTACCGCCGTATCGTGTTAGATGCATTAAACGCACAAGATCGTAGTGAAACATTTTTAGGCCTCGCCACATTAATGAACTTGGTAAGCGTTGTTGATGGTAACCTTCAAGACACAGATGGTAATAATGTTGAGCAAAGCGACATAGAAGCACGCTTTGGTGAGCAAATTATTGCTGGGACGCTTATTCGTAAAATTGAAAAAGAACATTTTGACGCAGATGCCACGCCTTGGCAGCAAAAGATGACGTTAAAGTCCTCTGATGAAAACGCAATTGTGTTTGAAACGCGCGCACGCGATTTACCAACCCCAGTGCCTGCCAGTTGGAAAGTACAAGAGCTTGAAGGCAAAAAAGTAAAAGTGACTATAGCGGCAGAGCTAGATGTAAAATTAGATTCTACCCGTGATAACCCAATTAAATCGGCAGGGCAGTTTCCTACCGGGTTTGATCCATCAATAATGTATAACAGCCGTTACCAACCACGTGGTTTGCAAGCCACTATATTTGCAGCAAACGATGCGATTAAGTCAACTGGTCTTGATTGGCAACGCATAATGAATAGCGTAGAGCCAGATAAAATAGGTACTTATTCAGCCTCAGTTATTGGTCAAATGGACGACAAAGGATTAGGCGGTTTAGTTAAAGCACGCCAGCAGGGCGATCGTGTTAGTACAAAGCAATTAGCACTTGGCTTAAACACGATGTCGACTGATTTTATAAACGCATACGTTACAGGTAATGTAGGTACTACGTTTTCTACCTCGGGTGCATGTGCCACATTTTTATATAACTTACGCGCTGCAGTAAACGATATTCAAGCAGGGCGTACCCGTGTTGCGGTGGTAGCAAGTGTTGAATGCGCTATTACGCCTGAAGTAGTAGAAGGCTTTGGTAATATGAGCGCCCTTGCCAATGTTGAAGGCCTGCGCCGTTTAGATAATTTAAGCAGTGAACAAGAACCAAATTACCGTAAAAGCAGCCGCCCATTTGGTGAAAACTGTGGTTTTACATTAGGTGAAGGCGCACAAGTGGCCATTTTAATGGACGATGCGTTAGCACTTGAATTAGGTGCAGATATTATGGGCTCAGTACCGGATGTATTTGTAAATGCCGATGGTATTAAAAAATCAATCACCTCACCGGGCCCTGGTAACTACATTACGATGGCAAAATCAGCGGCATTGGCAACAAGCTTACTAGGTAAAGACGCACTACAAAACCGCAGCTTTATTTTAGCGCATGGTTCAAGTACACCGCAAAACAGAGTAACAGAGTCACTTATTTATCATAAAGTAGCGCAAACCTTTGCCATTGATAGCTGGAAAGTAACGGCACCAAAAGCTTATGTAGGGCATACAATTGCCCCCGCCAGTGGCGATCAGCTTGCTATTGCGCTGGGTGTATTTAGCCATAATATTATGCCGGGTATTACTACCATAGATAAAGTTGCCGACGATGTTTATGCTGATCACTTAGATATACGTAACAGTCATTACGATTGCGGCGATATGGACATAGCTTTTATAAATTCAAAAGGCTTCGGCGGTAATAACGCCACTGCTACAGTACTTAGCGCTAAAGTAACACTACAAATGCTTGCTAAGCGTCATGGTGATGAGGTTATGAGTAATTATGCAGATAAAAATACATCTGTTATTGCTGCGCAACATACCTATAAAGCGCAAGCAGACCTTGGTAAGTACGAATTAGTATACCGTTTTGGCGATGGCGCCATTGACGATAACGACATTGTAATAGGCGAAGACGGCATAGAGCTTCCTGGTTTTGAGAAAGCAATTTCGTTTAGTACAACCAACTCCTATCAAGATATGTTTTAA
- a CDS encoding zinc ribbon domain-containing protein YjdM translates to MSHPACPQCQSEYVYEDQQLLICPECAYEWNPNSTNDEDAISVKDANGTLLNDGDKVTVAKDLKIKGSSQVIKIGTKAVVRRVLDKKDHELDCKVEGIGEMMVTAKFVKKANS, encoded by the coding sequence ATGTCACATCCTGCCTGCCCACAGTGCCAATCTGAATATGTTTACGAAGACCAGCAACTGCTTATTTGCCCTGAGTGTGCCTATGAATGGAACCCAAATAGTACAAACGATGAAGACGCAATTTCAGTTAAAGATGCCAACGGCACACTACTTAATGATGGCGATAAAGTAACCGTAGCCAAAGATTTAAAAATTAAAGGCAGTTCACAAGTCATTAAAATTGGCACCAAAGCGGTCGTAAGGCGTGTGCTTGATAAAAAAGATCACGAGCTTGATTGTAAAGTAGAAGGCATTGGCGAAATGATGGTAACAGCAAAGTTTGTGAAAAAGGCTAACTCGTAG